A window from Opitutia bacterium ISCC 52 encodes these proteins:
- a CDS encoding CehA/McbA family metallohydrolase, whose amino-acid sequence MIRSLITLLLVLSFFGCSQKKEWYKGNTHTHTVLCGHADSTPEAVTKWYHDRGYNFLVLSEHNIFIDPADVKMPDNKRDDFILIPGEEVTGGGHAHTTALNTVGLVDPALEQREGASKTEVIQDHVDGTIEQHGHAILNHPNFRYMNTTEDIRPVQGLHMFELFNGHPQVNNFGNDEHISIEVMWDQLLSDGMLIYGVSSDDAHNFLKLGPDVSNPGRGWVMVRSGSLTPDAIAEAMYHGDFYATSGVMLSQLDSGQGGISVTVDEEATNRELESTFVSGHKVDEGEAGYVIEFIGDGGEVLKEVKGVSASSEVSSASSYTRAKITFTRKSTDGFENFYCWTQPVFTDGRQHYDHD is encoded by the coding sequence ATGATCCGATCTCTAATAACTCTGCTCCTTGTTCTCTCTTTCTTTGGCTGTTCTCAAAAAAAAGAGTGGTATAAGGGGAATACACATACGCATACGGTTCTCTGCGGACATGCCGATTCGACGCCTGAGGCAGTTACCAAGTGGTACCACGATCGCGGGTACAACTTTCTTGTGCTTTCCGAGCACAATATCTTTATCGATCCGGCGGATGTGAAAATGCCGGATAACAAGCGGGATGACTTTATACTCATTCCTGGCGAGGAAGTAACTGGAGGAGGCCACGCACACACAACCGCTCTCAATACGGTCGGACTTGTTGATCCTGCACTGGAGCAACGTGAGGGGGCTTCTAAAACGGAGGTTATTCAAGATCATGTGGATGGAACCATTGAACAGCATGGTCATGCTATTTTGAATCACCCGAACTTTCGCTATATGAATACGACCGAGGACATTCGTCCGGTCCAGGGCCTTCATATGTTTGAGCTCTTTAATGGACATCCCCAGGTAAACAATTTTGGCAATGATGAGCACATCTCAATTGAGGTGATGTGGGATCAATTATTGTCCGACGGAATGTTGATTTACGGTGTGTCCTCAGATGACGCGCACAACTTCCTGAAGCTAGGCCCTGATGTTTCGAATCCCGGTCGCGGTTGGGTGATGGTTCGGTCAGGTTCGCTGACTCCCGACGCGATTGCGGAGGCCATGTATCACGGAGACTTTTATGCGACGAGTGGAGTGATGCTGAGCCAATTGGATTCCGGCCAAGGAGGGATTTCTGTAACTGTGGATGAAGAGGCGACCAACCGTGAACTCGAAAGTACTTTTGTAAGTGGTCACAAAGTAGACGAAGGAGAAGCGGGTTACGTAATCGAGTTTATCGGTGACGGGGGCGAGGTTTTGAAAGAGGTCAAGGGTGTTAGCGCTTCTTCTGAGGTTTCGTCCGCTAGTTCTTATACCCGTGCTAAGATAACCTTTACTCGGAAATCCACCGACGGTTTTGAAAACTTTTATTGTTGGACCCAGCCCGTCTTCACCGATGGCAGGCAACATTACGACCATGATTAG
- a CDS encoding SMP-30/gluconolactonase/LRE family protein produces the protein MSKSSNSSFPLAANKASLPTKLNRRSFLGFLSAGLASTAFARSYNAEAPPVRYPDPHVVAIDPRFGKYKLGTTHIQRLYHSEDMLWAEGPAWNGVGRYLVWSDIPNNIQLRWLEENGEVSNFRHPSENSNGNTFDYQGRQISCQHGTRRVVRYEYDGSVTTLAESYKGKSLNAPNDAVVHPNGDIWFTDPGYGGLMNYEGTRMNTGSIQPMQKEAVYRIDGKSGELTQVTDEIFKPNGLCFSPDYKKLYVADSGVSHYEDAKGEIKVWDVVDSKSLSNGRTFASMEMELNGETVSGIADGIRADEDGNIWSSAGWVGDGYDGVHIFAPDGDRIGQIILPEICSNVCFGGTKRNRLFMTGSTSLYSVYVETKGAHIA, from the coding sequence ATGAGCAAATCATCAAATTCGTCATTTCCACTGGCAGCAAACAAAGCATCCCTGCCCACAAAATTGAACCGCCGCTCATTTCTCGGATTTCTTTCCGCAGGGCTAGCCTCAACAGCATTTGCTCGAAGCTACAATGCCGAGGCACCTCCCGTACGTTACCCGGATCCACACGTAGTCGCAATCGATCCTCGCTTCGGCAAATACAAGCTAGGCACGACTCATATCCAGCGCCTTTATCACAGTGAAGACATGCTCTGGGCAGAAGGCCCGGCTTGGAACGGCGTCGGTCGCTACCTCGTCTGGAGTGATATCCCAAACAATATCCAACTGCGTTGGCTGGAGGAAAATGGAGAAGTCAGCAACTTCAGACACCCGAGTGAAAACAGTAACGGGAATACCTTCGATTACCAGGGCCGCCAGATTTCATGCCAGCATGGCACCCGACGAGTGGTTCGCTACGAGTACGATGGCAGCGTCACCACCCTGGCAGAAAGCTATAAAGGGAAATCGCTCAATGCTCCCAACGATGCCGTGGTGCATCCAAACGGCGACATCTGGTTCACGGATCCAGGCTATGGCGGTCTCATGAACTATGAAGGCACCCGCATGAACACCGGATCGATACAACCTATGCAAAAGGAAGCGGTCTATCGTATCGATGGAAAGTCGGGGGAATTGACCCAGGTTACGGATGAGATATTTAAACCCAACGGCCTCTGCTTCTCCCCGGATTACAAGAAGCTCTACGTAGCTGATTCAGGTGTCAGTCATTACGAAGACGCGAAGGGAGAAATCAAAGTCTGGGATGTGGTTGATTCCAAAAGCCTATCAAATGGGCGCACCTTTGCTTCTATGGAAATGGAATTAAATGGCGAAACGGTATCCGGCATCGCAGACGGTATCCGCGCCGATGAGGACGGTAACATCTGGTCGAGTGCCGGCTGGGTCGGTGACGGCTATGATGGAGTCCACATTTTCGCACCCGATGGAGATCGCATAGGACAAATCATTCTACCAGAAATCTGCAGCAACGTCTGCTTCGGAGGCACCAAGCGCAACCGCCTGTTTATGACCGGAAGCACCTCGCTCTATTCGGTCTATGTGGAAACCAAAGGGGCACATATCGCGTAG
- a CDS encoding sulfatase, with amino-acid sequence MRIFFLYFLCASSAFASSKPNILFIAADDLRPELGCYGSDIAITPNLDALAAEGLLFNRAYCQEAICSPSRASLMTGARPDTIGVIENYTYFRDANPDILTLPQHLIANGYETTYAGKIYHGRFNDPDLSWSREAVKNLPGIKRPVSYAKKENVEIAAKNRADAAANYDEKARQGLGNGPAYEAGDVPDHAYTDGYDTLRAIATMKEMVKNDKPFFLGLGFKKPHLNWIAPQKYWDYYDAEDIELAEHQEAPKNGAAMGLHASFELRVRHGIPKDGPIGPELSRTLRHAYLACTSYIDAQVGLMIDALEEAGVRDNTIIIFWGDHGWHLGDMGVWGKATNYEIGTRVPLMISTPDMSDENRGKKTDALVELIDMYPTLCELTGVDLPSHLEGTSFVPLIEKPDRAWKKAAFSQFPNPALREWAANPLSQGTRETFFGPLIEKVEARIIQQQGDKWDRELFENDLMGYAMRTNRYRFVIWKDYLDPSAEPLFMELYDHKNDPSETKNIADRRPKVVETLLKQFNAGWKAAVPKR; translated from the coding sequence ATGAGGATATTCTTCCTCTATTTCTTATGCGCTTCTAGCGCGTTTGCTTCTAGTAAGCCCAATATCCTATTTATCGCTGCTGATGACTTACGACCGGAACTAGGTTGTTATGGATCGGACATAGCGATAACACCGAATCTGGATGCCCTGGCTGCAGAGGGGCTTCTGTTCAATCGCGCCTATTGCCAGGAAGCGATTTGTAGTCCTTCGCGAGCCAGTCTCATGACAGGTGCACGGCCTGATACGATTGGTGTGATTGAAAACTACACCTATTTCCGGGATGCCAATCCCGATATCCTGACGCTTCCCCAGCACCTGATCGCTAACGGTTACGAAACCACTTACGCTGGTAAAATTTATCATGGAAGATTCAACGATCCGGACCTCTCTTGGAGTCGCGAAGCTGTTAAGAATCTGCCAGGCATCAAACGTCCGGTATCTTACGCAAAGAAGGAGAATGTAGAGATTGCGGCTAAGAACCGGGCAGATGCAGCCGCCAATTACGATGAGAAGGCGCGCCAGGGCCTGGGCAACGGACCGGCCTATGAAGCGGGTGACGTACCTGATCATGCCTATACCGATGGTTACGATACGCTGCGGGCGATCGCGACCATGAAGGAAATGGTTAAAAATGATAAACCTTTCTTCCTCGGGCTGGGTTTCAAAAAGCCGCACCTGAACTGGATCGCTCCCCAAAAGTATTGGGACTACTATGATGCCGAGGACATCGAATTAGCTGAGCATCAGGAAGCGCCGAAGAATGGAGCGGCCATGGGCTTACATGCCTCGTTTGAACTCCGTGTGCGTCATGGCATACCCAAGGATGGTCCCATTGGTCCGGAGCTCTCACGCACCCTTCGACATGCCTACCTCGCTTGCACCAGCTATATCGATGCGCAGGTAGGGCTCATGATAGATGCACTGGAAGAAGCAGGTGTTCGAGATAATACCATTATCATCTTTTGGGGAGATCATGGGTGGCACCTGGGAGATATGGGCGTGTGGGGGAAGGCCACCAATTACGAAATCGGTACTCGTGTGCCCCTCATGATTTCGACACCAGACATGTCTGATGAAAACAGAGGCAAAAAGACCGATGCCCTGGTTGAGCTCATTGATATGTATCCGACCTTGTGCGAGCTCACAGGGGTTGACCTTCCAAGTCATTTGGAAGGTACCAGTTTTGTCCCATTGATTGAAAAACCGGATCGTGCTTGGAAGAAAGCAGCCTTCAGCCAGTTTCCAAATCCTGCCCTACGCGAGTGGGCTGCCAATCCACTTTCCCAGGGAACGCGAGAAACCTTCTTTGGACCACTCATTGAAAAAGTGGAAGCGAGGATCATTCAGCAACAGGGTGACAAATGGGATCGCGAGTTGTTTGAGAATGATTTGATGGGTTATGCGATGCGAACGAATCGGTACCGCTTTGTAATCTGGAAGGACTACCTGGATCCAAGTGCGGAACCACTCTTTATGGAACTGTACGACCATAAGAATGATCCTTCTGAGACGAAGAACATCGCAGACAGACGACCGAAGGTGGTGGAAACGTTGTTAAAACAATTCAATGCAGGTTGGAAGGCGGCAGTGCCGAAGCGCTAA
- a CDS encoding SMP-30/gluconolactonase/LRE family protein, with protein sequence MFSRFAALFALISFPFTNQAATEETVMAAGDNSGLKVEGNVAFTEGPAWHAPSKSVFFTDVLNNRIMRRDASGAVQVYRSPSMHANGLAFDNENRLIACQGGIADSVRGITRTEADGTIVYLTDNYQGNRYNAPNDLAIDSKGRIFFTDPRYGPQAGKEIFDKDGKSIEGVYRIDPDGSVTQILTHEIDRPNGIAISSDEKFLFVADNAGGMPKGNRKLWRFALKKNGDLDTSTQKQLFDWRSSLGIDRGPDGMAVGKDGNLYVTAGWNFNHAPVPEPRKYKAGIYVIDPNGKGLQRFIPIPQDNITNCTFGGEDGNTLFITAGQRLFSIEIE encoded by the coding sequence ATGTTTTCTCGATTCGCTGCTCTATTCGCGCTGATTTCTTTCCCCTTTACAAACCAGGCTGCCACCGAAGAAACGGTCATGGCAGCAGGAGACAATTCCGGATTGAAGGTGGAAGGGAATGTTGCATTCACCGAAGGGCCCGCGTGGCATGCGCCCTCAAAAAGTGTGTTCTTCACCGATGTATTGAATAACCGCATCATGCGTCGCGATGCTTCGGGGGCGGTGCAAGTCTATCGCAGTCCATCGATGCATGCCAACGGACTGGCCTTCGACAATGAGAATAGACTCATTGCCTGTCAGGGTGGCATTGCAGACAGCGTTCGAGGCATTACGCGAACCGAAGCTGATGGAACCATTGTTTACCTGACCGACAACTATCAAGGAAATCGCTATAACGCGCCCAACGACCTAGCCATCGACTCGAAGGGACGTATCTTTTTTACCGACCCCCGTTACGGCCCGCAGGCCGGCAAGGAGATCTTTGACAAGGATGGGAAATCCATTGAAGGGGTTTACCGAATCGATCCGGATGGATCGGTCACACAAATTCTGACGCACGAAATTGATCGTCCCAACGGGATTGCGATTTCATCCGATGAAAAGTTTCTCTTCGTTGCAGACAACGCCGGAGGCATGCCCAAAGGGAATCGTAAGCTGTGGCGGTTTGCTTTAAAAAAGAATGGGGATCTGGATACCTCTACCCAGAAGCAGCTCTTTGATTGGCGAAGCAGTCTTGGAATTGACCGTGGTCCTGATGGCATGGCAGTCGGTAAGGATGGAAACCTCTATGTGACAGCCGGTTGGAACTTCAACCATGCACCCGTTCCCGAACCACGTAAATACAAGGCCGGTATTTATGTAATCGATCCGAACGGAAAAGGACTGCAGCGCTTTATACCGATCCCACAGGATAACATTACCAACTGCACCTTCGGGGGCGAAGATGGGAACACACTGTTTATTACGGCAGGACAACGGTTGTTCAGTATAGAGATTGAGTAG
- a CDS encoding sulfatase-like hydrolase/transferase → MAGNITTMIRLLVLLLCLASSLVAADKPNIIIVMADDQGWGDMGYYDHPYVKTPNFDDMSRNSLRFDRFYASAPVCSPTRAAVLTGRNPNRVNVLNHGRSMRPQETTIAEALKTVGYATGHFGKWHVGSCQPTSPVNPTNSGFDTWLSTPNFYDLDPVMSRNGIAEQLKGESSMIAIEAALDFIRQHASDGTPFFSIVWFGSPHSPFDALEGDKQLYNGEHMAEYYREITAMDRAFGKLRNELKTLGIAENTLLWYTSDNGGLNEETSGGRMKKGSIYEGGLRVPAMIEWPARLPKSRITDVVSFSSDIYPTLVELTGAQVDNQYPLDGISLVDLIYGKMKKRESGIGFWRYPYPGRLTYADRMMIALMKAQEAGHEFDPEGRLDLDAAEIKEVFPEDQFPGHAAWLEFPWKLHRIVNGDSQHFELYNLESDPEETTNVSLDNSDRVRRMEDSLKAWQTSVMQSLNGKDY, encoded by the coding sequence ATGGCAGGCAACATTACGACCATGATTAGATTACTTGTATTGCTTCTCTGTCTCGCGAGTTCCTTGGTAGCAGCGGACAAGCCCAACATCATTATCGTCATGGCGGACGACCAGGGGTGGGGTGATATGGGCTACTACGACCATCCCTATGTAAAGACGCCGAACTTCGACGATATGTCGAGGAACTCACTCAGGTTTGATCGATTTTATGCGTCGGCCCCTGTTTGTTCGCCGACCCGTGCAGCTGTTCTGACAGGACGAAATCCCAATCGTGTAAATGTCCTCAATCATGGCCGTTCGATGCGACCTCAGGAAACGACGATTGCCGAGGCGTTGAAAACAGTGGGGTATGCCACGGGTCACTTTGGCAAATGGCATGTGGGGTCTTGCCAACCTACCAGTCCGGTCAATCCCACTAACAGTGGTTTCGATACCTGGCTATCCACGCCCAACTTCTATGATCTCGATCCGGTAATGAGTCGTAATGGTATTGCTGAGCAGCTGAAAGGGGAGAGCTCGATGATTGCGATAGAAGCAGCCTTGGACTTTATCCGTCAGCATGCTTCTGACGGCACCCCCTTTTTCAGTATTGTCTGGTTTGGTTCGCCGCACAGTCCCTTTGATGCGCTGGAAGGCGACAAACAGTTATACAACGGTGAACACATGGCTGAATACTATCGCGAAATAACAGCGATGGATCGAGCGTTTGGGAAATTGCGGAATGAACTTAAAACTCTGGGTATCGCTGAAAATACGTTGCTTTGGTACACAAGCGATAACGGAGGACTGAATGAAGAAACGTCCGGAGGCCGGATGAAAAAGGGTTCGATTTATGAAGGGGGCCTTCGAGTTCCTGCCATGATCGAATGGCCAGCACGATTACCCAAAAGTAGAATCACCGATGTGGTTAGCTTTAGCTCTGATATTTATCCAACCCTGGTTGAGCTGACAGGAGCCCAGGTTGATAATCAGTATCCACTCGATGGAATCAGTCTCGTTGACTTGATCTATGGGAAAATGAAAAAGCGAGAGTCCGGTATTGGTTTCTGGCGATACCCATACCCGGGGCGACTCACCTACGCCGATCGGATGATGATCGCTCTTATGAAAGCACAAGAAGCTGGCCATGAGTTCGATCCTGAGGGTCGACTCGACTTGGATGCAGCTGAGATTAAAGAAGTTTTTCCAGAAGACCAATTCCCGGGCCATGCTGCCTGGTTAGAGTTTCCTTGGAAACTACACCGGATCGTTAATGGGGATAGCCAGCACTTTGAACTCTATAACTTAGAATCTGATCCGGAGGAAACGACTAACGTGTCACTGGACAACAGCGACCGTGTTAGGCGTATGGAGGATTCCTTGAAAGCCTGGCAGACTTCAGTGATGCAGAGTCTGAACGGGAAGGATTATTAG
- a CDS encoding DUF1552 domain-containing protein translates to MNINRRTFLKGMGGALALPMLDSFSFGSSAAAQAPTRFLVVGNPLGAHPENFFPREFGQDYTMSKTLKSLEWIRDRLTILSHTDHGMVSGHGREIAFLNGILPETAGAYPEKNISIDQLIARRTSSQVRFPYINAALERGIRMSWNSNGVEVKPYTDPQKLFDHLFLNLTTKERKTRRELIERNGSILDAVGDQLSTLKRNGSNTDKERLDQYETSVRELEGAFSDRANWIDKDKPEYDISEHFNSYEVTVKNRYSAIFDMIGYAFQTDLTRVATVAFPNELSYTDVDGVTRGYHACTHNGKKQEVIDELVAIESFQVSQLSRLMKRLDEIKEPNADGTMLDHTVILFGSGMGYGGTHSNRNLPILVAGGGFKHKGHVDTRNSAGKNMPLCNLYVTLQQRFGIEQDEFNTSTGAFDLPSNA, encoded by the coding sequence ATGAACATCAATCGACGCACGTTTTTGAAAGGTATGGGTGGCGCCCTTGCGCTACCGATGCTCGATTCCTTTTCTTTCGGTAGCAGCGCAGCTGCTCAAGCCCCTACCCGCTTCCTGGTAGTTGGAAATCCGCTGGGTGCACATCCAGAAAATTTCTTTCCTCGCGAATTTGGACAGGACTATACCATGTCCAAGACCTTGAAGTCTTTGGAATGGATCCGAGATCGATTGACCATCCTTTCCCACACCGACCATGGCATGGTCAGTGGGCATGGACGGGAGATTGCATTCTTGAATGGGATTCTTCCTGAGACCGCCGGAGCCTATCCGGAAAAGAACATTTCGATCGATCAATTGATTGCCCGTAGAACCAGTTCCCAAGTCCGCTTCCCCTATATCAACGCCGCCCTCGAACGTGGCATTCGTATGAGCTGGAATTCCAATGGCGTAGAGGTCAAACCTTACACGGATCCACAAAAACTCTTCGATCACCTCTTCCTCAATCTCACAACGAAGGAACGCAAAACACGACGGGAACTCATTGAACGCAACGGAAGTATTCTAGATGCGGTGGGTGATCAATTATCGACCCTGAAGCGCAACGGATCCAATACTGACAAGGAACGACTCGACCAATACGAAACGTCCGTGCGCGAATTGGAAGGAGCATTCTCAGATCGAGCCAATTGGATTGATAAGGACAAACCCGAGTACGATATTTCCGAGCATTTTAACAGTTACGAGGTCACGGTGAAAAATCGCTACAGCGCCATCTTCGACATGATCGGCTATGCGTTCCAAACGGACCTGACCCGGGTAGCCACCGTGGCATTTCCGAATGAGTTGAGTTACACCGACGTCGATGGCGTAACACGTGGTTACCACGCTTGTACTCACAATGGGAAGAAGCAGGAAGTGATCGACGAACTGGTCGCCATCGAATCGTTCCAAGTTTCTCAGCTCAGCCGTCTAATGAAAAGACTGGATGAGATCAAAGAGCCCAATGCGGATGGAACGATGCTCGATCATACCGTCATTCTCTTTGGAAGTGGTATGGGTTATGGAGGCACTCACTCGAATCGCAATCTTCCTATCCTGGTCGCTGGAGGCGGATTCAAGCACAAGGGCCATGTCGACACACGCAACAGCGCTGGTAAGAACATGCCGCTCTGTAATCTTTACGTCACCCTGCAGCAACGCTTCGGCATCGAACAGGACGAATTCAACACCAGCACTGGTGCTTTCGACCTTCCCTCCAATGCCTAA